In Thermodesulfobacteriota bacterium, a single genomic region encodes these proteins:
- a CDS encoding CbiQ family ECF transporter T component, which translates to MDVSAIDYYANHGTSFLHGARAVSKILFASLVIASVVISGSFYLLLAVYLSLLALVFWTRLPVLKIVTIAAYPAIFAVIFAAASWNGSFVSAGVIVLKALCAALAMVILIVTTPYPDVFSSIGPVLPRIVTEGLFLTYRSLFILLELTDNLIKGLRVRGGLTHGKYIKNVVNFSSGIGLLLVRGLDLSEKFYGVLNIRGYGGRISGGGRRDKTGVNDFTALAIGALIFGAAILTARDGGLPTYDVYILALSVSVLIVSAAYALFQKTGGKAWKR; encoded by the coding sequence ATGGACGTTTCTGCAATCGATTATTATGCAAACCACGGTACGAGCTTCCTCCACGGGGCCCGCGCTGTGTCAAAAATACTATTCGCCTCGCTCGTTATCGCGTCGGTAGTAATATCAGGGAGCTTCTATCTCCTGCTCGCGGTCTATTTATCTCTTTTAGCGCTGGTGTTTTGGACCAGGCTCCCCGTATTAAAGATTGTCACGATCGCCGCATACCCCGCGATTTTCGCTGTCATTTTCGCAGCCGCAAGCTGGAACGGTAGCTTCGTAAGCGCGGGGGTTATAGTGCTCAAGGCGCTCTGCGCCGCGCTCGCTATGGTCATACTTATAGTCACTACGCCGTATCCCGACGTCTTCTCATCGATCGGGCCGGTTCTGCCGAGGATCGTCACTGAAGGGCTATTCCTGACGTACAGGTCACTCTTCATACTGCTCGAGCTTACGGACAACCTCATCAAGGGACTCAGGGTAAGGGGGGGGCTCACTCACGGAAAGTACATCAAAAACGTCGTAAACTTCTCGTCCGGTATAGGGCTGCTCCTCGTGAGGGGGCTCGACCTCTCGGAAAAGTTCTACGGGGTGCTTAACATCAGAGGATACGGCGGAAGGATATCGGGCGGAGGGAGGCGCGACAAAACGGGCGTCAACGATTTTACGGCGCTCGCCATCGGCGCATTGATATTCGGAGCTGCGATTCTGACGGCAAGGGACGGGGGGCTCCCGACATACGACGTATATATACTCGCACTTTCCGTCAGCGTGCTCATCGTTTCAGCGGCGTACGCCCTTTTTCAGAAAACCGGGGGAAAAGCTTGGAAGAGATAG